One Paenibacillus sp. FSL H7-0737 DNA segment encodes these proteins:
- a CDS encoding DUF47 domain-containing protein, translated as MKLRKKDIFFETLENMADTIVQAADYFAQNITDLQNNVDSFAAEMKKYESQCDTYTHTVIKELNKTFITPLERDDIMDLITSMDDVIDGLEASASRFYMYNLLDPDEYIVQFAEILRQCAYEIQKAVHLLSQKKLLAIREYTIRLNDLENQGDEVLRICTKALFETVKDPIELIKRKELYERLETTTDKCEDVANMLESIIMRNS; from the coding sequence ATGAAGTTGAGAAAAAAGGACATATTCTTTGAGACGCTGGAAAATATGGCGGATACCATTGTCCAAGCTGCAGATTATTTTGCTCAGAATATCACTGATCTCCAGAATAATGTCGATAGTTTCGCTGCAGAGATGAAGAAGTACGAATCCCAATGTGATACTTACACGCACACCGTAATTAAGGAACTGAACAAGACGTTCATTACGCCACTTGAGCGTGACGACATTATGGACTTGATTACAAGCATGGATGATGTCATTGATGGCTTGGAGGCATCTGCCTCACGTTTCTATATGTACAACCTTCTTGACCCGGATGAATACATTGTACAATTTGCCGAAATCCTTCGTCAGTGTGCTTATGAAATCCAAAAAGCGGTTCATTTGCTTTCCCAGAAGAAGCTGCTGGCCATTCGTGAATATACGATCCGTTTGAATGACCTTGAGAATCAAGGGGACGAAGTCCTTCGTATTTGTACCAAAGCTCTATTTGAAACCGTTAAGGACCCGATTGAGCTGATTAAGCGCAAGGAATTATATGAGCGACTCGAGACCACTACAGATAAATGTGAAGATGTAGCCAACATGTTGGAATCGATCATCATGCGCAACTCATAA